In one Brooklawnia cerclae genomic region, the following are encoded:
- a CDS encoding glycosyltransferase 87 family protein: MSEPAELTLRVGGPVGRYARRVSLWFDPATWSFVAASVTWLIVMVRQVPCRPLPGDYFPNPFLRLCYTDISTLYLGRDISLGAGFYTDVPLEYPVLIGYFMGIARAITSLFAVVGANATFDEQVAASQIFFQMCAIGLFVCFLVTVLAHLRMARNSPTSPYGGPARAWDVLLIAASPTVMAAGLINWDLLAVMLTSVGLLLWARGRPAMAGALLGLAFAAKFYPILVLIAITVLCVRSDKMKAIVQLWSGALIAWLVVNLPVMLIAPDGWMVFWTKNADRGADLGSVWYVLSLLGIQVPALSAVAFVCMAICGIAVVRLVLKAPRRPRLGQVALLLLVAFLVFNKVYSPQYVLWLLPFVVLARPKLFDVAVWTGAELVYFVCIWGFLEGILGPGSGTDWVYMASVLLRVFVQAWFAMRVVDDIMHPWADPIRQPLVDDPIGGVLDHSVDARWLLALGSRPRHAPTEPEDFAEPDDFPESHDLPESHDLAELQGLPEPQGLGKLRDVDE; this comes from the coding sequence GTGAGTGAACCAGCCGAGCTGACGCTACGTGTGGGTGGCCCTGTCGGACGATACGCCCGGCGCGTGAGTCTCTGGTTCGACCCCGCCACCTGGTCGTTCGTGGCCGCGTCGGTGACTTGGCTGATCGTGATGGTCCGGCAGGTGCCGTGCCGCCCGCTGCCGGGCGACTACTTCCCCAACCCGTTCCTACGGTTGTGCTACACCGACATCTCGACCCTCTACCTGGGCCGCGACATCAGCCTGGGCGCCGGCTTCTACACCGACGTCCCGCTGGAATATCCCGTACTCATCGGCTACTTCATGGGCATCGCCAGGGCGATCACGTCCCTTTTCGCCGTGGTGGGTGCGAATGCCACCTTCGACGAGCAGGTGGCGGCGTCCCAGATCTTCTTCCAGATGTGTGCGATCGGACTGTTCGTCTGCTTCCTGGTCACCGTGCTGGCCCACCTGCGCATGGCACGGAACTCGCCCACAAGCCCTTACGGCGGGCCCGCGCGGGCGTGGGACGTGCTGCTCATCGCCGCGTCCCCCACGGTGATGGCAGCCGGGCTCATCAACTGGGATCTGCTGGCGGTGATGCTGACATCGGTGGGCCTGCTCCTGTGGGCGCGCGGGCGGCCTGCGATGGCGGGCGCGCTGCTGGGGCTGGCCTTCGCGGCGAAGTTCTATCCGATACTGGTCCTCATCGCCATCACCGTGCTGTGCGTGCGCTCCGACAAGATGAAGGCGATCGTCCAGCTGTGGTCGGGGGCGCTGATCGCCTGGCTGGTCGTCAACCTGCCCGTCATGCTGATCGCCCCCGATGGCTGGATGGTGTTCTGGACGAAGAACGCCGACCGCGGTGCCGATCTCGGCTCGGTCTGGTACGTGCTGTCGCTCCTGGGCATCCAGGTGCCGGCACTGTCGGCCGTGGCGTTCGTGTGCATGGCGATCTGCGGCATCGCCGTCGTCCGGCTCGTGCTCAAGGCCCCCCGGCGGCCTCGTCTCGGCCAAGTGGCGCTGCTGCTGCTCGTGGCCTTCCTCGTGTTCAACAAGGTGTACTCACCCCAGTACGTGCTGTGGCTGCTTCCGTTCGTGGTGCTGGCGCGTCCGAAGCTGTTCGACGTCGCGGTGTGGACGGGCGCCGAACTCGTCTACTTCGTGTGCATCTGGGGTTTCCTCGAGGGGATCCTCGGGCCCGGCAGCGGGACGGACTGGGTGTACATGGCCTCGGTGCTGCTGCGGGTGTTCGTCCAGGCCTGGTTCGCGATGCGGGTCGTGGACGACATCATGCACCCGTGGGCCGATCCGATACGCCAGCCGCTGGTGGACGACCCGATCGGGGGCGTCCTCGATCACAGCGTGGACGCCCGGTGGCTTCTCGCCCTGGGCTCGCGTCCACGCCATGCGCCGACCGAGCCCGAGGACTTCGCCGAGCCCGACGATTTCCCCGAGTCACACGATCTCCCCGAGTCGCACGATCTCGCCGAGCTACAGGGTCTTCCCGAGCCGCAGGGCCTGGGCAAGCTCCGGGACGTGGACGAGTGA